The following is a genomic window from Moorella sp. Hama-1.
CACCACCTCGGCTACGGTGGCGGGAAAAGAGGTGTTAATGTGACCTGCATTCTGAGATATATAGCCGATGCGGTGCCATTCCCGGAAGCGCCTGATGTCCTGGCCCAGCAGCTCCACTTTCCCCGCCCGGGGTTTTAAGAGTCCCACCATGATCTTCATCAGGGTAGTCTTGGCGGAGCCATTGGAGCCGATGAGAGCCAGAAAATCCCCGGCGGTTACCGCCAGGTTGACGTTTTCCAGAACATCAACGCCGTTGTAGGCAAAGGAGACCCCTTTAAGCCGTACCATCTCTTCAATGGAGGCCGGATGCTGGAAGTCCGAAGTCGAAATATCCGTAGAAACCGGCGCCGCTAGCTCCCCTTTGCAGGCTGCCATCCTGGCCTTCCTCCTCTTCCCTATAGAGGGTTCTAATACCTTCACGGACCTTGGACGGGGCCAAATATAGCCCTTCAGGCAAAAAAATTTAGCCACGCTGTTTGCCCGGGCCGCTCAGCCCCTTGCATTAAGGCGCAAATGCCTCCTCCCGCAACTGCCGTGGTTCAGGCAGGGGGGCATTACCACACTAGTAAGGGGCTCCCTTGCTGGTATGGTAGCACTTACTCCAAAGCCTTTTTCAGGTTGGCCAGGTTTTTGGCCATAATAGTGAAATAATCTTCCCCAGCCTTTACTTCCTCCGGTGTCAAACCACCAACGGGGTTTAAGACCAGGGTTCCCGCTCCCGTTTCCCGGGCCAGGGTCTCCGCTAGTTTCGGGCTGGCCAAGGTCTCGAAAAAGATATATTTCACGCCTTTGCTGCGGCATAGGGTAACGAGCCTGGCCATCTGTTGCGGCGCGGGTTCTTCCTGGGGGGAAAGCCCGCTGATGGCTATTTGCTCCAGGCCGTAACGTTGGACCAGGTAAGCAAAAGCCGCGTGGGAGGTGACGATCTCTTTCCGGGGTAGACCTGTCAGGGTTTGCCGATATTGTCTATCCAGGGTGTCCAACTTTTGTTCCAGCGCGTGCAGGTTCTGTTCATAGTAATCTTTATTGCCCCCGTCGGCCGCTACCAGGGTGCTGCATATCCGCCGGGCCATCTCCTTGGCCAGGACCGGATCGAGCCAGATATGGGGGTCGTTATTCACCATCAGCCCCTGGCCTGCTGCCAGGGTGATGACCCCGTCCTTCTTCAGCTGGTCCTGTATCTTCCCGGCCCAGGGGTCCATCATCCCGCCCAGGAAGATAAAAACCCGGCCCGTGTAAAGGTTCGCCACCTGCTGGGGCGATGGTTCAAAATCATGGGGTTCCACCCCCACCGGCTGCAGGTTTATTACATCGGCCTTATCGCCGGCGATTTTCTTGGTAAAATCGTAAAGGGGATAAAAAGAGGTGTAGACTTTAATCGCCCCCGGCTGATCCTGGGGTGCCAGGGCTTGTTTTCCTGCAGTTTTTCTGGTTGTACACCCGAAAGCCAGCCAGGCTATACTAAAAACCAGCAGTGCCAGCGCCACCAGGCGATAGCCCCGTCTCAACTTCATTATGCCGCCCCCTTAATGCAAATGGTTTGCATTTGCTCCTATTATATAGTTTATGCCCTTGCAAGTCAAGAAATACCAGCACGTTGCGGATCTCTTATCCTAACTACAGCTCGCAGCAGCCGTCCTGTCAAGGATAGTGATAGTATGAAAACCCCTTCCCTGTTTCAAACTAAGGCCGGAGGTAAGCTTATGCCAGACAAATACGACCGCCTTGATAAGGTCATCAAGGTTTACGGCCGCCAGCCCGGGCAGCTGATCCGCATCCTGCACCAGGCCCAGGGCCTCTTCGGCTATCTCTCCCCTGAGGTCCTGGCCTACCTGGCGGCCAAATTAAATATCCCCCTGGCCGAGATCGCCGGGCTTTTACTCCCTTTTTAATACCGAACCCGGGGGCAAGTATACCATCAGCGTCTGCCTGGGCACAGCCTGCTATGTCCGGGGCTCCCAAGAGATCTTTCAGGCCTTTAAAGAAGAGCTGGGCCTGGACGACGACGATACCACCCCGGATGGCCTCTTTACCCTGCGCTCGACCCGCTGCATGGGGGCCTGCGGCCTGGCGCCGGTGGTGGCCGTCAATGACGACATCCACGGCCAGGTCAAACCCGGGGATGTAAACACTATTTTAGCCCTTTACCGGGTAAAGGAGTCCGGCGATGATCACGAGCTTGAACGACCTGGAGCTTATCCAACAGCAGCAACTCCCCCTCATTGAAGCCCGCCTTGGTAAAGATACCCCCGCCGGGGAATACCAGATACTGGTCTGCGCCGGTACCGGCTGTAGCTCCGGGGGTAGCCACGGGGGCTATATCTATGTCCGGGCCGAGTACCCCATCGCCGTCGACCGCCTGGAACGGGCCATCCGCCAGGCGCGCCGGGCCGGCCTCCTGGGCCAGAATATCCTGGGCAGCGGTTTTGACTTCGACGTCGATATCAGGCTGGGGGCCGGCGCTCCTGGAGTTTTCCCAGGACGAATCCTGCGGCCGCTGCACCCCCTGCCGGGTGGGCACCAAACGCCTGCTGGAGATCTTAAAACGCATCACCTCCGGTGCTGGTAGCCTGGACGATCTGAAGCTATTGGAAGACCTGAGCCACGACGTTAAGGAGGCCTCCCTCTGCGGCCTGGGCCAGACGGCGCCCAACCCCATCCTGTCGACCCTGCGTTACTTCCGGGACGAGTATGAAGCCCACGTGCGGGACAAATTCTGCCCGGCCGGGGTCTGCCGCGATTTAACCCGGCGGCCGGCGGTGCTGCACTGAAGGAGGAAACATCTACTTATGCCTATAAACAAACTAAACTTCGACCCCGTGTCGCCCGTCAGCCGGGAAGAAGAAGCGCCCCGGCCCGCCACCGGGAAAAAGGTCCGTTTCTGGATCGACGGCCGCGAAGTCGTGGCCGAAGAAGGCATCTC
Proteins encoded in this region:
- a CDS encoding metal ABC transporter substrate-binding protein, which produces MKLRRGYRLVALALLVFSIAWLAFGCTTRKTAGKQALAPQDQPGAIKVYTSFYPLYDFTKKIAGDKADVINLQPVGVEPHDFEPSPQQVANLYTGRVFIFLGGMMDPWAGKIQDQLKKDGVITLAAGQGLMVNNDPHIWLDPVLAKEMARRICSTLVAADGGNKDYYEQNLHALEQKLDTLDRQYRQTLTGLPRKEIVTSHAAFAYLVQRYGLEQIAISGLSPQEEPAPQQMARLVTLCRSKGVKYIFFETLASPKLAETLARETGAGTLVLNPVGGLTPEEVKAGEDYFTIMAKNLANLKKALE